Genomic segment of Populus trichocarpa isolate Nisqually-1 chromosome 12, P.trichocarpa_v4.1, whole genome shotgun sequence:
TTGTTCTTATCAAATACAATGTAAGGATTCCATTATTGTAGCACAATCGCCTTCCCTCCAAATATCCATAGCTCTTTTTTAAGAACCAAATAGACATCatcctcaattttaaaatgaaatatcatGAAACCATTTTTCATCATCATGACATCCTCCAAACCTAAGATCTTTCATACttaaaaagctaaaattttCATGGCATGATAAGGCATCTTGTAACCAAGGAAAAATCCAACAACACTTCTCTGCCATAACAAATTGCTCTCATTAACAACATCATCCAAGACATCCATAGTTTTCCCTATTTCATGTTTAGGTAATGGTTCCAAGGTACACCTTTGATGGGTACCGATGATTCAAATCTTTCCAGCCTATAAGGACAGGGCTTGTGAGGTGGCAGGGGGCTATTTAGTATTTAGTTTTGTGGTGTTTAAGGGTTgttttgtggtggtggtggttttggGATGCTTGGTCGTGAGGTGGGCTACCTTGGCTGGGGGGTTGAAGTGATGGGTTGGGCGAGTTTTGTGAAGGGTGAAAGAGGTTGAGGGTGGTGGCAAGGAGGAGTTTTGGTCGGCAATGGTGGTGTTTGTAGTGTTTATGTTATAGTTTAGGGGTTGCGGgttgttatggtttttttggCTAGAGAATGGGGATGGGATATGGGTGATGGGTTGGGGTGGTTGTCTAGAGGCTGGGGCGGGGTTCTGTAGTAGTGGATGAGTTTTGCATAGTGGTGGTGGGGTTTGCAGTGATGGTGAAGGAGGTGAAGGCAGGCTATTCTGGGGAGATAAGGCTTTTTgaagaatataaaatttcaaatatggCTCCCAAAAggaatcaaataatataatctcCACCAACCAGAATGAAGGGTATATAGAGATGAATCTTCGCTCAAATTTTGAGGCTGATCAGATGGTGGAGGGTAGTGGAACAGGGCGATGAAGGCAAAAAACCTTGATttgtctccttttttttcatcaGGTTGCGTAGCTTGTGGTGGCTAGATGGGATCTGGGATTCAGATCTCCACCATTCAAATGGTAAAGGGCTTGATGTTGAACAAAATATCCAACATTGAGATAGATCCAACGATGGTCAGAGTCGGATTAGGGCGGCGAAGATGGTTGTTTAACCACCTATCTTGTTTTTCACTCttcgcaaaaacaaacactcttaGTCATTATACTACTACCAATCCAGACAACAAGTCATTCAAATAGCAAATATACTAAAAGGAAAGGGGGGGTTTAAACAATAGCTTTATTATAGCATTAGAGACATTTTACTATCgattacaacaataaaataattattttgaccCTTAATTATGTAACATTTATCTTGAATGATAGGGGTAATTGGGTAAttgggtctttttttaaaaatgaatagtaaaaatgctaaaatacatttagagacaaaaaaaatatattccttGCATGTAGGggtagttttggttttttaattttggatgaatAGTGAGATTACTTAAGTGCCTTTAAAgtcaaaaatgaaaatttaggttatttttggcttttcaagatagtttttttgttgtttgttgtaTGATTGAGGGTATTATggtattttcatacaaattgattaatgtttaatttcaaaaatctaTGTGGGCAGCGCCCGCACACTTTGATCACGTGTGTGGCATTGTCCGGTGGTGTAACTTACCCTTCCATCATCTCTTTGGATACCCTGCTGCGTCTTTAAAGAATTATACAAAGTTAAAGAAGATCAtatcttcaggtaataaattTGGGATCGTAggtatttctaaataattttgttttattatttttgttgtgtgtATGATATTTGTGAACCCAATACAGACAGTACAAACGACAACCAACCAACTGACTAGCCTATCTGTTCATTTATCTCATTTCATCTTGAAAATCAGCCTGAGAGAGGAATGAAATCTCCCCGCGGCCTGGTCTGCtgcatgataattttattagcaTAGCTAGCACCTCCTTCATGTTGGGTCTAGACTGTGGTGCCTCTGCAGTACATCTTATCCCAATCTTTAGTAGCTCAAACATCTCCTCTGCTTCCTCGACTAACCCAGAGCCCAGAAGCACTACTGGTATCATAGCTCTACTGAATCCATATCTCCAGCTTCCCATCACTCTTCTAGCCCATTCCAATAGACATTCTTCCCCTCCATCCACAGCTCGCCTCCCTGTTGCCAGTTCCATTGCCAATACCCCAAAACTGTACACATCACCTTTGGTGGTCGCATGCAAACTTTGACCATATTCCGGCGCAACATACCCAATAGTGCCAGCCACCGTTGTACTAACATGGCTATCCCCAACATCAACAAATCTAGCGAGGCCAAAATCTGTGACTCGTGCTCTGCCATCTTTATCTAGGAGGACATTGCTAGCCTTGACATCACGGTGCACAATAGCAAGGGAGCACTCGTGGTGAAGATATACTAATGCTTGTCCAACATCGATTGCTATGTCAATACGCCTCCTCCATGGCAGCCTCATCCTATCTGATATAACATCCTCCAAGCTTCCACCCTCCATGTACTCGTACACCAATATTTTCTCTGCACCATAAAGACACCACCCATAAAGTGCCACAAGGTTTGGGTGAGGCCAGCCGAAGCCATTTCCGGTTAGAACTTCCATTTCAGCTCTAAACTCCTTTTCACCTTCAATTCCTTCTCTTTGTAGCTTCTTAATTGCTACCTCTCTTCCATCAGGCAATACTCCCCTGTAAACTGTTCCAAATCCTCCCTTTCCGATGATTCTACTTTCTGAAAAACTGTCTGTTGCCTTCAAAATGTCAGCATGAGTGAATGCTGTTCTGTCCAAACGTATGACCTTAACTGTATCTGAAAAACATGGAGATGAACTCCCTGAACTTGATTCAAAGTCATGCTGGCGGTATTTGGTATCCTCAAAGAGGTATCTTGGTGATTCTGGTGGGCTTTTCACCAGCATGCAAACAAAAAGTGAAACCAGTCCGCAGATTAAGAAAGCCATAGTCATTGTTAACAGCACCAAAACTGCAACCCACTTTTTATTCTCCTTCTTCTTGATTTTGGGATATTCATTGGGCGGAGGATCCATCGAGTTGATGATAAAATTGGGAAGTTTCAGGAGTGGATCACCAAGGTAGGATTCTTTCTCAAATGTTGCCATCTGCCCAGTTGTTGGGACTGTACCAGAAATTAAAGGATTGTATGAGATGTTGAACTTGCTCACCTCACTCAAGTTGTTTAAGCTAACAGGAAACGTGCCTGAGAAGTTGTTGTAAGATAAATCCAGATTCTGTAAGCATTTGGTGTTCCCAATTTCATTTGGAATTTCACCTGAGAACTTGTTTTTGGTGAGGTTTAGGACTACAAGTGGCAATTTTCCAATCTGGGGAGGGAGCCTACCATTGAGCTCATTGAAACCCAAATGCAACATACTGAAACTCTGCATCTTACCAATATCTCCTGGGACCTCTCCAGAAAGCTGGTTGCCGCTCAATTGAAGATAACCTGAGATTTGAAACGTACGGACAGTAGATCCTGCAGCGCATACAGGGAAAAGGCCAACCCCTTTAAGCAACCTATCCCATATGCTCCTGCATGTCTTCCGATTTAGGATTGTGTATACAAAACTGAATGGGGGATAATCTGCAGGAATCCACCTCTTCATTGTCAAACACTCACCAGAGCCAGCAATGATGCCTTCATCCTGCTTGTTTGATTCAAATGTTGGTGTGGGGTCCCTTCCAACATTCATCAATTCATGTGGAATACTGCCAGAGAGCTGGTTGTTGGCAAGGTTCAACCACAACAAACTACTGCAGTTTCCCAATTCAGGTGGAATTTCACCTGTCAACTTATTGTTTGCAAGCATTAACCACAAGAGCGACCTCAACTTTCCAAGAGAAGATGGTATTTGACCAGTTAGGTTGTTGAAGGAGAGATCGAGAGCTtgcaagttttgaaaatttccGTACTCTTGTGGAATAGTGATGTTAAATCGATTATACGCTAGGATCAAGAACTTCAAGCTGTGCATTTCAGAGATTTCAACAGGCAATGGACCCGTGAAGTTGTTGTTGCTCAGGTCTAATCGAACAAGATTAGCTAGTTTGAGGATGCCTGAAGAATATAAGCCACCGGTATATGAATTCCCATGTAACACTAGAAACTTCAGCTGTGTGAATCTCCCCATTATCTTTTGTATGTCACCCCCAAAATTGTTTCTGCTCAAATCCAAAAAGACCAAGTTACGCAAGTTCAAAAGAGACTCTGGTATGGTGGGAGAAAATGTGTTGTTCCCCAGGAACAAACCTTTAAGACTTGAAATCAAGCCTATCTCTGATGGAATTTGTCCATTGAAATTGTTTCCCCACAGATTCAAAATATCCAAATTTCTGCAATTTGATACGTTGCTTGGTACCTTACCGGTGAAATTGTTTCCTGACAAGTCCAATACTTGCAGGCTACAATTATTCTTAGAAAAGAATGACTCTGAAACTTCTCCGCTGAGATAATTCTCAGATACAGAGAACTCCTTGAGCCTCGAAAAACCTTTCCATATTTCCCCACTGAAAAAGTTCGTGCTTAAATCAAGGAACTGCAATTTCAAACAGCCATCAAAGACGTTGTCAATCCTACCACTGAATTTATTCGCTGAAACATTTGCCACAACTAAGTTACTACAAATTTCTGGAAAGCTGAACTGAATTCACCCAAAAATCCTATTCATAGACAAGTCAAGGGTCTCCAATTTAGACAAGCCAGTCAAGTTGAGTTCACCCTCAAGGATGTTATGTGAGAGGTTGAGATAAACAAGATTCTGACAGTTGCTCAAATCACTAGGAACAGCACCAGTAAAAGTGTTTCGAGAAAGATCAAGGTAAGTGAGTGCCGTCAGAGACGAGAAGTTGTTATAAAGATCTCCAGAGATGTTACTGGCAGTGAAGTTAATGGCACTAACTCTTGAACCATCATGTGTGCATAGGATTCCAGACCAGTTGCAGGGATTTGAGCTCTGCCGGTTCCACTGAGAGTACTGTCCTCTGTTTACTTGGTTACGTTCTTCGAGGAATGATTTCAGGTCTAGAAGGACTTGTCTATCCGTCTCAAGAGAATCTCCAGCCACAACCACTGAACCTGCAATTAATTTGCAGGACAAGAACATTCTAGTCAAGTCAACACCATCTTAATTCCTTGAATATGAATCATTCTTGGGGGTTGCAAATACTCACAACGTTAAAATCCTGAAGAAATCCTATGCATATGCACGTGTACAGTGCATGTAAAACTCTTAGGAAAGCTTTTTGAACACCATGAAAGAATATTAAAcaccaacaaattaattattaataattaatgatgtTAGAGAAATGTGATGGACTCATGTCTGAACACTCGTACTATCAATCAAAGAAATGATACAGGCATAAAGGAATACTATCATCATCTAATCCTAGAAATTAGAATAAACCAAGAAAGGAATCTGagcaaattttttaattagaacgTACCTGTAATCAAGATTAAGAGCACGAATACTACAACCTGCCAAAAATTatcagttttttcttcttctttcatgatTAGTCCTgctaactttttcttttttatacctTCAGCTTCATAAAAGATGGAGTTTTGATAACTTCCTTACAGCcccatttagaaaaaaatacagcCTATTTGAAAATGGTTGAAGTTATCCAAACTATATTAGTCTTGGTTGAAGCAGAGGACCTGCAAGCTGCAGTTAGACCAAACCCAACATGGAAGAAATGATTGCCATACTTTTATGTATATTctatttgtttgtattttttttcttaaataacaaCTATTATACTATACCATAGCAAGAGGGATTGATTATATCAAGAGAgtaattaataatcaattttaagTAATGATATTCTCTCCTACTTTTTGTATGTGCTCTGGATGGGAGAACGAAAAGGCATAGAAGCAACTATGGGCAGGTAAGCCGCCCCTGTTGACCTGAAAATGTATATTGGCCGCCGTTTGACGACTCGCTCAAAGAAAATTAAGGGGAAACACACAGATTAGATTATGCTTGTCAATGATTCTTCGATTTGTTTCTAGAAATCAAAGTTTTCGCCCTTTTGGTAAAAGTTTGAACGAGGAAAACTTGATATTGAATATGATTAATGAGTGCATGAAGACAATGGTACACAAACAAATATATGATGATGTAGCTTTAGAATTTAGCATATAATAATACTAGACGGTACCGCCTGGGTTCGTAAACAATCATGTTCAGGTGTACAAGCATGTcttataaaatgaagaaaaatttgcaACGCCGGTTATAGATATAAT
This window contains:
- the LOC7487132 gene encoding LOW QUALITY PROTEIN: probable LRR receptor-like serine/threonine-protein kinase At1g74360 (The sequence of the model RefSeq protein was modified relative to this genomic sequence to represent the inferred CDS: substituted 1 base at 1 genomic stop codon) → MKEEEKTDNFWQVVVFVLLILITGSVVVAGDSLETDRQVLLDLKSFLEERNQVNRGQYSQWNRQSSNPCNWSGILCTHDGSRVSAINFTASNISGDLYNNFSSLTALTYLDLSRNTFTGAVPSDLSNCQNLVYLNLSHNILEGELNLTGLSKLETLDLSMNRIFGXIQFSFPEICSNLVVANVSANKFSGRIDNVFDGCLKLQFLDLSTNFFSGEIWKGFSRLKEFSVSENYLSGEVSESFFSKNNCSLQVLDLSGNNFTGKVPSNVSNCRNLDILNLWGNNFNGQIPSEIGLISSLKGLFLGNNTFSPTIPESLLNLRNLVFLDLSRNNFGGDIQKIMGRFTQLKFLVLHGNSYTGGLYSSGILKLANLVRLDLSNNNFTGPLPVEISEMHSLKFLILAYNRFNITIPQEYGNFQNLQALDLSFNNLTGQIPSSLGKLRSLLWLMLANNKLTGEIPPELGNCSSLLWLNLANNQLSGSIPHELMNVGRDPTPTFESNKQDEGIIAGSGECLTMKRWIPADYPPFSFVYTILNRKTCRSIWDRLLKGVGLFPVCAAGSTVRTFQISGYLQLSGNQLSGEVPGDIGKMQSFSMLHLGFNELNGRLPPQIGKLPLVVLNLTKNKFSGEIPNEIGNTKCLQNLDLSYNNFSGTFPVSLNNLSEVSKFNISYNPLISGTVPTTGQMATFEKESYLGDPLLKLPNFIINSMDPPPNEYPKIKKKENKKWVAVLVLLTMTMAFLICGLVSLFVCMLVKSPPESPRYLFEDTKYRQHDFESSSGSSSPCFSDTVKVIRLDRTAFTHADILKATDSFSESRIIGKGGFGTVYRGVLPDGREVAIKKLQREGIEGEKEFRAEMEVLTGNGFGWPHPNLVALYGWCLYGAEKILVYEYMEGGSLEDVISDRMRLPWRRRIDIAIDVGQALVYLHHECSLAIVHRDVKASNVLLDKDGRARVTDFGLARFVDVGDSHVSTTVAGTIGYVAPEYGQSLHATTKGDVYSFGVLAMELATGRRAVDGGEECLLEWARRVMGSWRYGFSRAMIPVVLLGSGLVEEAEEMFELLKIGIRCTAEAPQSRPNMKEVLAMLIKLSCSRPGRGEISFLSQADFQDEMR